The Sphingomonas alpina genome has a segment encoding these proteins:
- a CDS encoding LD-carboxypeptidase: protein MRIGVVAPAGRIDEVVAARAMAFAAIAYPSVDLIFHPQCYRTDGGHFAGPDSARAAAFLEYANDPAIDALWFARGGYGSNRILADVIPNLGPAAKTKSYAGFSDMGFILGALYARRIGKPVHAPMVSSINNSNGGDAVIARTLSWLVDKDRRWLEPSLGKQPTVAFNLSILNNLLGTQWMPDLTDHVLMIEEVSEALYRVDRMLFQMANATQLKGIAGVRLGAISDVTPNTPEFAETPQQMIERWCKDMKVPFLGSADIGHVRTNKVVPFGLV, encoded by the coding sequence ATGCGGATTGGCGTTGTCGCCCCGGCGGGACGGATCGACGAAGTGGTGGCGGCGCGCGCGATGGCGTTCGCGGCGATCGCCTATCCGTCGGTCGACCTGATTTTCCACCCGCAATGCTATCGTACCGATGGCGGGCATTTCGCCGGTCCGGACTCAGCGCGTGCCGCGGCTTTTCTCGAATACGCCAACGACCCGGCGATCGATGCCTTGTGGTTCGCGCGGGGCGGCTATGGCTCGAACCGCATTCTTGCCGATGTGATCCCCAACCTCGGCCCCGCCGCCAAGACCAAAAGCTATGCCGGCTTTTCCGACATGGGCTTCATCCTTGGCGCGCTCTATGCGCGGCGCATCGGCAAGCCGGTCCATGCGCCGATGGTCTCAAGCATCAACAACAGCAATGGCGGTGACGCCGTGATCGCGCGCACGCTCAGCTGGCTGGTCGACAAGGACCGCCGCTGGCTCGAGCCGAGTCTCGGCAAACAGCCGACCGTCGCGTTCAACCTGTCGATCCTCAACAATCTGCTCGGCACGCAGTGGATGCCCGACCTGACCGATCATGTGCTGATGATCGAGGAAGTGTCGGAAGCGCTCTACCGCGTTGATCGCATGCTGTTCCAGATGGCCAATGCGACCCAGCTGAAGGGCATTGCCGGAGTCCGGCTCGGCGCGATCAGCGACGTGACACCCAACACGCCGGAGTTCGCCGAAACTCCCCAACAGATGATCGAACGCTGGTGCAAGGACATGAAGGTGCCGTTCCTTGGGTCCGCCGATATCGGGCATGTGCGCACCAACAAGGTGGTGCCGTTCGGCTTGGTATAG
- a CDS encoding MarR family winged helix-turn-helix transcriptional regulator, whose translation MANPIRRSLSDFARRMRSLRVDHGVSAAKLSVLGRLLRADGPLTATDLAALERLQPQSLTRIIADLDELGFITRRQGERDRRQIEIEITAAGSELIRRDAHRQNLWLAQAMTERLTPAERAMLRLAAELLDRLAEQPAEPISES comes from the coding sequence ATGGCCAACCCAATCCGGCGTAGCCTGTCGGACTTTGCGCGGCGCATGCGGAGCCTGCGCGTCGATCACGGAGTCAGCGCCGCCAAGCTGAGCGTATTGGGCAGGCTCTTGCGAGCCGATGGGCCGCTGACGGCGACCGACCTTGCCGCGCTCGAACGGCTGCAGCCGCAGTCGCTCACCCGGATCATCGCCGACCTCGATGAACTGGGTTTCATCACCCGCCGCCAGGGCGAGAGGGACCGTCGTCAGATCGAGATCGAGATCACCGCCGCGGGTTCCGAGCTGATTCGGCGCGACGCCCACCGGCAGAATCTCTGGCTCGCGCAGGCGATGACCGAGCGCCTTACTCCGGCCGAGCGTGCGATGCTGCGCCTGGCTGCGGAGCTGCTCGACCGGCTCGCCGAACAACCGGCCGAACCGATCAGCGAATCCTAA